The following DNA comes from Erigeron canadensis isolate Cc75 chromosome 3, C_canadensis_v1, whole genome shotgun sequence.
CATATAAATCCGCACACGACAAGGTCTCCTCACCGCTGATTCCGGTGCTAGTAAGTTCTCTAACAACTCCAAGTCAAGTTTATTCCGTAAATGACCTAAGAAAATAGGACATTCTGATACAATTTATAGTAAATTAAATCATGGCCGAGGAGTTAGCTAGAGAAGCAACCAGACATTATCTTGAGAGTCTATTGTTAATGGCAAAATAGTACATATTAGCCTGAAAGTTATTCTGAAAAGGGAAATGTTTCATTTTTGATATACACCCCATTAAACTTTTAGTAACTTCACTTGATAGAGGGAATTTGGTTAACACTGTTTTTCCTGATAAGTTTATGGTTAAATGTCTCGAATATCCTCTGATAATGGCAATTTAAACCACCTAGTATCTAAAAGTATAACTTTCTCAATAAGTTATAAGTTATAGAGAATCTATAACAGAACGTAAGGACACTAGTGAGTTTCGAACAATGAACTCAAATCTCCAAGTAACAGTTCGATAAGTCgataaataactattataaacGCGTCAAGTATTTTCTGGTTATAATAAAGTATTATAGTATATAACCTATTTACAAAAAGTGTTAATTCTTGCAAGTTTTTATAATTCCCTCTATTATAGGGTGCTGTACTGCTGTTAGTGCATTTTTAAAAGGCATAATTCTTATAAAAAGTtactaaataaattattatatctaATAGTAACATATTAAATGCTAATTTAATATAGCCAAATATCGATGAGGCATTCATAATAGTTGGTTAGCTAAATGTTAATTGGAACTTTGATTTCAAGGTTCGAATCTCACTAGTGTCCTTACGCTCCGTAGGTTTTGACGTCTGGTTACTTTTGGTAGATCATGAAGCTTTCAGAAAAGGCAAATGACCGAACATCCTAAATTAGAAAACATTACCATTTGAACAGGTTTAATGTGCTTTTATGCGGGCATGTCTCATTAACACAACTCGTGATTCTTCAACTTGTACAGGTATGTTGGGGACTTGGTTTCGTGGTAGCAACCCTCTTTTTTGCTGTGGTAGAGGTATCGATAGATACCATCATACTTTCGTATTGTCAAGATTCTGAGGAGCATAGAGGAAGTACACAATATGCTACTCCTCTTCTCATGGAACCCCTTAGTGACCATAATGAGATGGATAGACATGACCAATGACCAAGTAATCTTCTGTTTTTGCTATAAGATGTTATCTTTGGTGATATTCACATGATTACTGTTTCAAAGTTTCTAATGAATTTCAAAATGTGTAGGTTGATGATTATGGCATTAGAACATGAGTAAGTATATCATGATTCATGAACGGTCAAGACCACATGACATGGTGATGCATGTGCATGTGTAGAGATTAGAGAAGATCACGGCATCATGCGTTAAGGTCACACAGGTTACTGAAACTTGAGGTTTCGATTATTAGGAATTACGCAGAGTTTATCTCTAGAATGTGTTGTATGTATTATAAGGTAATCATAGCTTCCATCTTGTCATTATGTATATGGATTTTGCACATTTCGCTCTAAGTTAATGCAGTTCTTGATTTAGTTGCAACTAAACAAAAAAAGGACTAACCTATCTTTAGGTGATGCGTAGAGGTGGCAAAACAGACAGGGTAGGCCAGATAATGGTTCAAAATCGATAAttacttttattgtttgaaATGGGTTGCAATGATTCAAAAccatttcttcttcaaattatttatgttatttttgaaTAGAAATTATAGAGTAACATCTTAATTCGAggattttaaaaagttttacgaattaaatttttttatgccaGTTAGAGATGGCACAAATTTCCCATCCATAACTAATGGGATGCAATGCAGCCATTGAATTTTCAGACAACATAGTGCAAATAGAAAAGTTGATGGGCAAAATAACATTCTTATAGAAAATTATTACATGGAGCGAAGAACAGACAAGAACTAGTTTTAATATTTCCGCACCTAGACTAGTTTTCACCTTCGACAACAGTGATGCCTGACCAGTTTGCATCGCTACCGCTACGTGGTATGCTATAGAGTCTAGTGAACAGATCCACCTGGAAAATCACAGCGGTGCTGAATCCTTCATCATCCTCTCTCACAACCCCTCGTACTTTGTTAAGTGGGTGATCAAAACTGATCAACCCTTCTTCACTCTTGAACAAACAGCCTGGAATTGGAACTTAAAGCTAACATCAAAAATGAACTCGTAATTGTcttaaaaagaacaaaacataTTACCTGGAGGAAAAGGTGTATATCGATCTCCACAACCTTTCCTCACTATTTTGGGGTCGTCAGAACATACTAAACTCCCATCAGCCAACACTCCCCAGTGAAGTTGTGCAGATCCATCACGGTCCTGCAACAACAATCCAATTTACCAATCCAGGCTATATTTGCATATCTAAGAGACTACTCGGCCAAATGGCCAATAGCATGTTGTGAGGGATACCATAAAGAAGAAATTACCCGAGCTAGAAAGAGTTTTGCCGCTTTAGCATCATAGAGGACGAAAGAAAACTTCCCATCAAGCTCTTTAATTACTTGATCAGCAGGATAAGGTGCTCGATCCCTTAAGACTTTATAAGCTTCGACAACAACCATGGCTTCTGTTGCTTGTCTTGAGAGCCCATACCTTCGACGTAGGTCACATGTGTTGCGTAGATAGCCGTTGAAGATGCAAAATATGTTATCTATAACAACTGACCTGATATCACCAAAACAAGAAAGTAATTAAGATAATCTCTACTTGGTTTGTACCCTATTTTTCATTTCACCGGGATGAGACTCGCAACAAGCATCTATAATTCAGCCCACACGCTCAAACGCAAATCACTGTTAAAAAATAGGTGTCCTTATAGTAATTTAGTTCATATTGGATTGGATgggcttttttttaattacatttatAGCTCTATAATATATGTATGGAAGCTGGACAAGATTGTTTTGGATATTTGGATCAATATATTTTGATACGTGTATGATAGAAAGAActaagaagaattaaagatgaTATCTTTTCTGTCTAAATTTAATgcaaacattttattttacatacTTGTAAGCAAAACTTAAAGCAGCAAATTTTGCAATGAGTAGATGAATAATAATGCAAGTAATGTTCACTCCAAACAATCCACACTTCATATAGTTTCTGACTTCAATATTGATCAAACTCAGAAGTTCTAGGAATTGAACACAGGTGAAAACTGCAAATCATTAAATGGATAAACAACTCATTGTTGGCCAGAAAATTAAGATGGTACCTTGGACATGTTGCATACTCATCCTGATTAGACAAAGCCATGAAATCCCCATTACAAAACTTGTACCAAGTCGAGTCAGGCTGGTCCAACCCGAAAATAGAAGCAATCTCTTCTCTTGTTTTCAGGTCTCCACTTCCTTTGAAAGGAAGGCTCAACTCCACAGGTGGGTTAGCAATCATCTTCCCAAAAACAGCCAACATTTTTGTTTGCAAAATCTTCAAAAGATTATAATTCTAAGAAAGTATAATAATTTTACCATGCTATAAGAGGGGAACAAATATGTTGAATATTGAAGTCACTTGTTCCAAGTTTATCTGCATATAATGTCCAAATATTTAACAAACATTTGAAGGGTGTTAAGCTAGGTGGCAACTTTCTGCTTTACTTTGAGATACGTGTAATGAAAGGTGTGACATAAGATAAGAGTGCATCCAAAACAAAGTTGCCCCAGTTTCCTTATTATTTTAGTAACATAagtataatagatatatatagatatatatacacaagacATGATATTCacttatcaatttatcatagAATCCgttaatgaattttttttatttagtgtTTCTAAATAGTTCCAGATTTATATGTTTGCTATTTTTTCGCGAGGGAAGTAACATTTTTGAATCAGccataacatatacatacatatgaatGAGTAAACTTCGTAGCACACTATCTATATTACAGAGTCTGACTTTTTCCTGTAGTACAactgcagaagctgaatatgttcGTGGGAAAGGACCACAGATGGATATGCAGCATGATCCGCTAGGAAATATCACTATGAAGAGCTAGATTGGTTGAAAGATAGTGACCAGCTGGTGACGATATGTTGTTTAGTTTCATCGTTTATCATGCTAGTATAGTGGTACCACATGCACCAGGTGCGTGTTTTCCATCCTCAAAAACTAAGTTTCCGTTCACAAAAGTTGCTAAAACTTTTCCAGCAAGTCTTGAACCCATGTATGCAGATATGCTCTACATAAAGAATGTGGTTAGTTAAACTTTGgcattttgaaaaatcaaactgtactaaagaaggtaagggaaaGTCATACAGGATGTTTAACGTGTACGGAATGGTTTTCGTCAAGGTCAAACTCTTCTTCAGGTTCCCAAACAGCAATATCTGCATGCTTTCCACTTTCAATAGCTCCCTGCAAATATTTGATAATGTCTGTCATTTTAAATGTATATGCCGAGTCTGTAGAGTAGGGATTTCTGTTTCTTGAACACTTGTATGACATGGTTGGCCAGAGAATGCGATCCCGAACATGATGAATATGAAATATAGGACTCATTAGcaagattaataataataataataataataataataataataataatagcatcTACCTTTAGATCTTGGCCAGCAAGTTTAGCAGGCTTCTCGCTCCACCAAGAAACTAATTTCTCCAAAGTAACACCATATTTAAGCCCATATGACCATGTCACAGGAAGAACAAACTGAAACAGAGTAAAAAGTATAATGTTTCACCCATTACCCTTTCTTAGAAGGACCACAAAACATGTTCTGAAGCAGATTATTCAATACCAATGAACCCTGAGAAAAAAACAAACCTGCAATGAAGATATGCCTCCCCATGCCCTCAAAAAGTCACCTTCAGCAAATAGTTTGAGCTCCGGTGCAGATGGTGAATGATCTGAGCTTAACATGTCGATATCGCCGTCCTAGAATTTATAAGAGACCTTAACATAAGATGACCGGTAAGTTGGGGGGATTTGCGACTAGTGAATGCTCTACCTTCTACAAATAAAATTCTTATAATTGCACTACCAAACTTTCACAACATACCCTACTTTCCATGTAGGTCTGTGCATGAGCAGTAACAGCCTTGTATTTAGGTATGCACCACAAGAACAtgctttttattaaaaaattcgTTTTCAGGTAGGCACATGCATATTGTAGCTTACATGTGGATCTGCCAATGTGAAGATATATGGAAGTTAAATTTACCATCAAGGCCTCCCAAAGTTTTTCTTTGTTTGGTGCATCACGGATGGGTGGTGCACACTTGAAACGAGTATCGCCATCTGGGATCGCTTCTGCAGAAAAGGCTAGATAATGTGGACAAGTTTCGACAGTTATGCTGTCACCATTAACTTTTGCTTCCTACACAAGAAGAAAGATCCAATAGCCACGTGTCAGCTTAAGTGGTATTACAACCTAGTTATACTTAGAGACATGTACAAAGATCTACCTTGATCAATTCTAAGGAAGATCTTGAATCCGAGAGATGAACAACGTGAAGATGGGCTCCTTCAGCCACGCCACCAATTTTAGTGTCTTTTGATATCGTTAGCAACTCTCTAATGGCCGTCTCTTCCCTAGCCAAAATACAGGCATTTCTAAGAGACGTATTGGGGACATTTTACCGTGCAATTTTGGCCCAGTGTAAACGAACACATTTAAATAGTTGAGCCTCCTACTTAAAACTTTTGTGATAGTTCCATGGTCAATAGACTTCTTGTGTGTGTAATAAAAGTGCAAATATTACATACATTTGTCATGTTCGGTTAAGAAAACTAGACATACATTGAGGCGGGCCTGGTTTTGAGATAGGTAGAATATAACCGAGGATCATCAGAGCCATCTTTCAGTTCCACTTCTTGTTGTTTTTCGGCATGGACAAGCAAAGGTCTCTTGTACTTGGCCAGCACCGATAATCCTTCCTGTATGAAAAGATAAGCAGGGCTAAAATACCATCTAGAAACACAACTTTAAACAGCAATAGTGAAAGCTTTACAAGACCGATATAATTTGAGTACCTTGATATGGCTGGCATCTGTCATAGGAAAGTCATTAATTCCTGAAGGACACATGAAAGACTGAATATGGACCACACTCAGGAAAAATATGTAAGATATGGTGATTAGGGGAATATCGTATTTTATGTATCCAATGAATCTGATAGCTTCAGTACCTTGAGACCAAGAGCACCCGCATTTAGGAGATTTTCCAGAATACTTGCATTAAATGCATTTTCAGGCACTAGACCTCCCCAAAACcctgcaaaaataaaaaagtaaatgtaGGATTCACCCAACAGAATATCATATTTCATTGCTATCGGGGTTGACCCATGAATTGGTCTCTTTTGAAgtatagaaagaaaacacaaggAGTCTTGGTGCACCAAAGTCGGCCCTTTTTCTGTTTCGAGTCAAGAGTTTACCAACGTTAACATATATACTCCCCTTTGCAGCTTCTATCTGTCCTCAGGACACAAATGGAAGAAAGTGATTCAGCATTTCATCTTATGATTAAGAAACCTAAAAAACCAGAatagaaaaacaagaaataaaaaagcATTTGACTGAAGTGTAAATTAGACTTATTCACCTTGAGTTGTAAGGTCTCCTCAGAAACGGTAGATGGAAAACTATTAAGAGGCATATCTATCAACGTTGTTATCCCGCCTGTGTAAACAAACATGAAACATAAGCC
Coding sequences within:
- the LOC122590649 gene encoding stem-specific protein TSJT1-like encodes the protein MLAVFGKMIANPPVELSLPFKGSGDLKTREEIASIFGLDQPDSTWYKFCNGDFMALSNQDEYATCPRSVVIDNIFCIFNGYLRNTCDLRRRYGLSRQATEAMVVVEAYKVLRDRAPYPADQVIKELDGKFSFVLYDAKAAKLFLARDRDGSAQLHWGVLADGSLVCSDDPKIVRKGCGDRYTPFPPGCLFKSEEGLISFDHPLNKVRGVVREDDEGFSTAVIFQVDLFTRLYSIPRSGSDANWSGITVVEGEN
- the LOC122591273 gene encoding allantoinase, whose amino-acid sequence is MESGSWRFLLSVVPLILYVFFAIYTNNVHTSSKPAIRGCSLLPHDHYWIASKRIVTPHEIIFGAVEINSGVIVSVIKEKDMPGKVKNVPLIDYGEAVVMPGLIDVHAHLDDPGRTEWEGFPSGTKAAAAGGITTLIDMPLNSFPSTVSEETLQLKIEAAKGSIYVNVGFWGGLVPENAFNASILENLLNAGALGLKSFMCPSGINDFPMTDASHIKEGLSVLAKYKRPLLVHAEKQQEVELKDGSDDPRLYSTYLKTRPASMEETAIRELLTISKDTKIGGVAEGAHLHVVHLSDSRSSLELIKEAKVNGDSITVETCPHYLAFSAEAIPDGDTRFKCAPPIRDAPNKEKLWEALMDGDIDMLSSDHSPSAPELKLFAEGDFLRAWGGISSLQFVLPVTWSYGLKYGVTLEKLVSWWSEKPAKLAGQDLKGAIESGKHADIAVWEPEEEFDLDENHSVHVKHPSISAYMGSRLAGKVLATFVNGNLVFEDGKHAPGACGTTILA